From Cellulomonas chengniuliangii, the proteins below share one genomic window:
- a CDS encoding glycoside hydrolase family 15 protein, with protein MARGGSEPIGEYAVLGDGHTAALVSRRGSVDWLCLPRFDSPACFAALLGGPSRGRWLLTVPDATGVRRAYLGDSFVLQTTYTSPTGTALVTEAMPLGDGRADLVRRIECLSGSVDVLHEWVVRFGYGTIVPWVHHVEDHEGNDSIRAIAGPDSLLLRGTRLPRGAGRAHVDRFRLAEGEVVELASTWARSWRRAPRRLPVTERLAETRQRWARWSRLCQYDGPHGEAVVRSLLVLRMLTDEETGGIVAAPTTSLPESFGGERNWDYRYCWLRDAAMTLDALLAYGYRSEATAWRDWLLRAVAGDPADLQIMYGSDGRRDLPETTLDHLAGYASSRPVRIGNAAVGQRQNDVLGGVMVALESARASGLRETTESWSLQQHLVAELIGHWREPDHGIWEVRGRPRHFTHSKVMAWAALDRAVRAVEEHRLPGPLERWRAERAAIRLDVLKHGFDAGRGAFTQHYGSSHTDAALLQMVQVGFLPPDDPRVRGTVAAIREELEVAPGLLLRYRADRVDDGMRSGEHPFLACSFWLVDALARCGEADEADALLGRLISLGNDVGLFAEQYDPVGGRMVGNFPQALSHLALVQAAQSVERALARRTTGRAADPPPARRPLLGG; from the coding sequence ATGGCACGCGGCGGGTCCGAGCCGATCGGCGAGTACGCGGTGCTCGGCGACGGCCACACCGCTGCCCTGGTGTCCCGCCGCGGCTCGGTCGACTGGCTCTGCCTCCCCCGCTTCGACTCCCCCGCCTGCTTCGCGGCGCTGCTCGGCGGGCCCAGCCGCGGCCGCTGGCTGCTGACGGTGCCCGACGCCACCGGCGTGCGGCGCGCCTACCTCGGCGACTCCTTCGTCCTGCAGACCACCTACACCTCGCCCACCGGGACGGCCCTGGTCACCGAGGCGATGCCGCTCGGTGACGGGCGGGCAGACCTCGTGCGGCGGATCGAGTGCCTCAGCGGGTCCGTGGACGTGCTGCACGAGTGGGTGGTGCGATTCGGCTACGGCACGATCGTCCCGTGGGTCCATCACGTCGAGGACCACGAGGGCAACGACTCGATCCGTGCCATCGCGGGGCCGGACTCGCTGCTGCTGCGCGGGACGCGCCTGCCGCGCGGCGCCGGCCGTGCCCACGTCGACCGGTTCCGGCTCGCCGAGGGCGAGGTCGTGGAGCTCGCGTCCACGTGGGCCAGGTCCTGGCGTCGCGCGCCGCGCCGCCTCCCGGTGACCGAGCGGCTGGCCGAGACGCGCCAGCGCTGGGCCCGGTGGTCGCGGCTCTGCCAGTACGACGGGCCCCACGGCGAGGCGGTGGTGCGCTCTCTGCTGGTGCTCAGGATGCTCACCGACGAGGAGACCGGCGGGATCGTCGCGGCGCCCACCACCTCCCTGCCCGAGTCCTTCGGGGGCGAGCGGAATTGGGACTACCGCTACTGCTGGCTGCGCGACGCCGCGATGACGCTCGACGCGCTGCTCGCGTACGGCTACCGGTCCGAGGCGACCGCGTGGCGGGACTGGCTGCTGCGCGCGGTCGCGGGCGACCCCGCGGACCTGCAGATCATGTACGGGTCCGACGGCCGGCGCGACCTCCCGGAGACCACCCTCGACCACCTCGCCGGCTACGCGTCGTCCCGCCCGGTGCGGATCGGCAACGCGGCCGTCGGGCAGCGGCAGAACGACGTGCTGGGCGGTGTCATGGTCGCGCTCGAGTCCGCCCGCGCGTCGGGGCTGCGGGAGACGACGGAGTCCTGGTCGCTGCAGCAGCACCTCGTCGCAGAGCTCATCGGCCACTGGCGCGAGCCGGACCACGGCATCTGGGAGGTCCGGGGCCGGCCGCGGCACTTCACGCACTCCAAGGTCATGGCGTGGGCGGCGCTCGACCGGGCGGTGCGCGCCGTCGAGGAGCACCGTCTGCCCGGGCCGCTCGAACGCTGGCGCGCGGAGCGGGCCGCGATCCGGCTGGACGTGCTCAAGCACGGCTTCGACGCCGGCCGGGGCGCGTTCACGCAGCACTACGGGTCCTCGCACACCGACGCGGCACTCCTGCAGATGGTCCAGGTGGGGTTCCTGCCGCCGGACGACCCCCGTGTGCGCGGCACCGTCGCGGCGATCCGCGAGGAGCTCGAGGTCGCGCCAGGGCTGCTGCTGCGCTACCGCGCCGATCGCGTCGACGACGGGATGCGCAGCGGCGAGCACCCGTTCCTCGCCTGCTCGTTCTGGCTCGTGGACGCCCTCGCCCGCTGCGGCGAGGCCGACGAGGCGGACGCGCTGCTGGGCCGGTTGATCAGCCTCGGCAACGATGTGGGACTCTTCGCGGAGCAGTACGACCCCGTCGGCGGGCGGATGGTCGGCAACTTCCCGCAGGCGCTGTCGCACCTGGCACTGGTCCAGGCCGCGCAGAGCGTGGAACGGGCGCTCGCCCGCCGGACGACGGGCCGGGCCGCCGACCCTCCCCCTGCCCGCCGACCCCTGCTCGGAGGATGA
- the uvrA gene encoding excinuclease ABC subunit UvrA — MNDRLIVQGAREHNLRNVDLDLPRDSLVVFTGLSGSGKSSLAFDTIFAEGQRRYVESLSAYARQFLGQMDKPDVDFIEGLSPAVSIDQKSTNRNPRSTVGTITEVYDYLRLLFARAGTQFCPVCGEQVTAQTPQQIVDRLLELPEGARYQVLAPVIRGRKGEYADLFKELQSKGFARARVDGEVVQLTDPPALEKKLKHDIEVVVDRLVAREGVQRRLTDSVETALGLAGGLLVVEMVDADKDDPERERRFSEHRACPNDHQLALEEIEPRTFSFNAPYGACPECTGIGSRLEVDTDLVVPDEDLSLADGAVAPWSQTSSEYFTRVLTALASDLGFSMDVPWRALPERAKKAVLYGENHEVHVRYKNRWGRERQYSTGFEGAVTFIERRHKETESDWSKERYEAFMREVPCPVCQGARLKPEVLAVRVGGRSIADVCDLPIREARDFLDGLRLGERERAIAVEVLKEIQARLGFLLDVGLDYLSLSRPAATLSGGEAQRIRLATQIGSGLVGVLYVLDEPSIGLHQRDNRRLIETLTRLRDLGNTLIVVEHDEDTIRAADWIVDIGPGAGEHGGHVVHSGDFAGLLASPESITGAYLSGRRAIPMPAERRPVDPARQVTVVGAREHNLRGIDVSFPLGTLTAVTGVSGSGKSTLVNSILYTVLANELNGARQVAGRHKRVTGMEHLDKVVHVDQGPIGRTPRSNPATYTGVWDRIRKLFAETTEAKVRGYTPGRFSFNVKGGRCEACSGDGTLKIEMNFLPDVYVPCEVCHGARYNRETLEVRFKGKNVADVLDMPIEEAAEFFAPFSAISRHLSTLVDVGLGYVRLGQPAPTLSGGEAQRVKLATELARRSTGRTIYVLDEPTTGLHFEDIRRLLEVLQSLVDKGNSVIVIEHNLDVIKNADWVIDMGPEGGSGGGMVVAEGTPEQVAAHEGSHTGTFLAEVLEPAEVAISA; from the coding sequence GTGAATGATCGACTGATCGTGCAAGGAGCCCGCGAGCACAACCTGCGCAACGTCGACCTCGATCTCCCCCGGGACTCGCTCGTCGTGTTCACGGGGTTGTCCGGGTCCGGGAAGTCGTCCCTGGCGTTCGACACCATCTTCGCCGAGGGGCAGCGGCGCTACGTCGAGTCGCTGTCCGCGTATGCGCGGCAGTTCCTCGGGCAGATGGACAAGCCCGACGTCGACTTCATCGAAGGGCTCTCGCCCGCGGTCTCGATCGACCAGAAGTCGACGAACCGCAATCCCCGCTCGACCGTCGGGACGATCACCGAGGTCTACGACTACCTGCGCCTGCTGTTCGCGCGCGCGGGCACCCAGTTCTGCCCGGTGTGCGGCGAGCAGGTCACGGCCCAGACGCCGCAGCAGATCGTCGACCGGCTGCTCGAGCTGCCCGAGGGCGCCCGCTACCAGGTCCTGGCGCCGGTGATCCGCGGGCGCAAGGGCGAGTACGCCGACCTGTTCAAGGAACTGCAGTCCAAGGGCTTCGCCCGGGCCCGGGTCGATGGCGAGGTCGTGCAGCTCACCGACCCGCCGGCGCTTGAGAAGAAGCTCAAGCACGACATCGAGGTCGTCGTCGACCGGCTGGTGGCCCGCGAGGGCGTGCAGCGTCGCCTGACCGACTCGGTGGAGACGGCGCTCGGCCTCGCCGGAGGCCTGCTCGTGGTCGAGATGGTCGACGCGGACAAGGACGACCCCGAGCGCGAGCGTCGCTTCTCCGAGCACCGCGCCTGCCCCAACGACCACCAGCTCGCGCTCGAGGAGATCGAGCCGCGCACGTTCTCGTTCAACGCGCCCTACGGCGCCTGCCCCGAGTGCACCGGCATCGGCTCACGGCTCGAGGTGGACACCGACCTGGTCGTCCCCGACGAGGACCTGTCGCTCGCCGACGGCGCTGTCGCCCCCTGGTCGCAGACGTCGAGCGAGTACTTCACCCGGGTGCTGACCGCGCTGGCGAGCGACCTCGGCTTCTCGATGGACGTGCCGTGGCGCGCGCTGCCCGAGCGGGCCAAGAAGGCCGTGCTGTATGGCGAGAACCATGAGGTCCACGTCCGGTACAAGAACCGCTGGGGCCGCGAGCGGCAGTACTCGACCGGCTTCGAGGGCGCGGTGACCTTCATCGAGCGCCGCCACAAGGAGACCGAGTCCGACTGGAGCAAGGAGCGCTACGAGGCCTTCATGCGCGAGGTCCCGTGCCCGGTGTGCCAGGGCGCGCGCCTCAAGCCCGAGGTGCTCGCCGTGCGGGTGGGCGGCCGCTCGATCGCCGACGTCTGCGACCTGCCCATCCGCGAGGCGCGCGACTTCCTCGACGGGCTGCGTCTCGGCGAGCGTGAGCGCGCGATCGCCGTCGAGGTGCTCAAGGAGATCCAGGCCCGCCTCGGGTTCCTGCTCGACGTCGGGCTCGACTACCTGTCGCTGTCCCGGCCCGCGGCGACGCTCTCGGGCGGCGAGGCGCAGCGCATCCGGCTGGCGACGCAGATCGGCTCCGGGCTGGTCGGCGTGCTGTACGTCCTGGACGAGCCGAGCATCGGCCTGCACCAGCGGGACAACCGCCGGCTCATCGAGACCCTCACGCGGCTGCGGGACCTGGGCAACACGCTCATCGTCGTCGAGCACGACGAGGACACGATCCGGGCGGCCGACTGGATCGTCGACATCGGTCCCGGCGCCGGCGAGCACGGCGGCCACGTCGTGCACTCCGGTGACTTCGCCGGCCTCCTGGCCTCGCCCGAGTCGATCACGGGCGCCTATCTCTCCGGCCGGCGGGCCATCCCGATGCCGGCCGAGCGGCGACCGGTCGACCCGGCGCGCCAGGTGACGGTGGTCGGCGCGCGCGAGCACAACCTGCGCGGCATCGACGTGTCGTTCCCGCTCGGCACCCTCACCGCCGTCACGGGCGTGTCCGGCTCCGGCAAGTCGACGCTGGTCAACTCGATCCTGTACACGGTGCTCGCGAACGAGCTCAACGGGGCCCGCCAGGTCGCCGGCAGGCACAAGCGGGTGACCGGGATGGAGCACCTCGACAAGGTCGTGCACGTGGACCAGGGGCCGATCGGCCGCACGCCGCGCTCCAACCCCGCCACGTACACCGGGGTCTGGGACCGCATCCGCAAGCTGTTCGCCGAGACCACCGAGGCCAAGGTCCGGGGCTACACGCCCGGCCGGTTCTCGTTCAACGTCAAGGGCGGGCGCTGCGAGGCGTGCTCGGGCGACGGCACGCTCAAGATCGAGATGAACTTCCTGCCCGACGTGTACGTGCCGTGCGAGGTCTGCCATGGCGCCCGCTACAACCGGGAGACCCTCGAGGTCCGGTTCAAGGGCAAGAACGTCGCGGACGTGCTGGACATGCCGATCGAGGAGGCCGCGGAGTTCTTCGCCCCCTTCTCCGCGATCTCACGCCACCTGAGCACCCTCGTCGACGTCGGCCTGGGCTACGTGCGGCTCGGGCAGCCCGCCCCGACCCTCTCGGGCGGCGAGGCGCAGCGCGTGAAGCTCGCCACCGAGCTGGCGCGGCGCTCGACCGGCCGGACGATCTACGTGCTCGACGAGCCGACCACCGGCCTGCACTTCGAGGACATCCGTCGGCTGCTGGAGGTGCTGCAGTCCCTCGTCGACAAGGGCAACAGCGTCATCGTCATCGAGCACAACCTCGACGTGATCAAGAACGCGGACTGGGTCATCGACATGGGCCCCGAGGGTGGCAGCGGCGGCGGCATGGTGGTCGCCGAGGGCACCCCCGAGCAGGTGGCCGCCCACGAGGGCAGCCACACGGGCACGTTCCTCGCCGAGGTGCTCGAGCCGGCCGAGGTCGCGATCAGCGCCTAG
- a CDS encoding OsmC family protein, with protein MGPLHTYSADIVWTGAGASGTASYTSYSRDHDVRVGDKPPLPGSSDPAFRGDPTRYSPEELLVAALAQCHMLWFLHLAAADGVVVTGYTDRAHGTMRVEAAGHGQFTEVVLRPSVTLAAGTRARDGGAVDDARLDALHVRAHEHCFIARSVNFPVRFEPSPPRTRPTAVVGAAEA; from the coding sequence ATGGGACCCCTGCACACCTACTCCGCCGACATCGTGTGGACGGGGGCCGGAGCCTCCGGCACCGCGAGCTACACCTCGTACAGCCGCGACCACGACGTGCGCGTCGGGGACAAGCCCCCGCTCCCCGGGTCCTCGGATCCCGCGTTCCGCGGCGACCCGACGCGGTACAGCCCCGAGGAGCTGCTGGTCGCGGCCCTCGCGCAGTGCCACATGCTCTGGTTCCTCCACCTGGCGGCGGCCGACGGGGTGGTCGTCACCGGGTACACGGACCGCGCCCACGGCACGATGCGGGTCGAGGCCGCAGGGCACGGCCAGTTCACCGAGGTCGTGCTGCGCCCGTCCGTCACGCTCGCCGCGGGGACGCGGGCACGGGACGGCGGCGCCGTCGACGACGCCCGCCTGGACGCCCTGCACGTGCGCGCCCACGAGCACTGCTTCATCGCCCGCTCGGTGAACTTCCCGGTGCGGTTCGAGCCGTCCCCGCCGCGCACCCGCCCGACCGCGGTGGTCGGGGCCGCCGAGGCCTAG
- the uvrC gene encoding excinuclease ABC subunit UvrC produces the protein MADPATYRPAPGEIPDSPGVYRFRDEHGRVIYVGKAKSLRSRLNSYFQDVAGLHQRTQQMVTTAASVQWTVVGTEVEALALEYSWIKEFDPRFNIKYRDDKSYPYLAVTMSEEFPRVQVMRGAKRPGTRYFGPYGHAWAIRETVDLLLRVFPVRTCSAGVFKRASQQGRPCLLGYIDKCSAPCVGRISPDDHKALAQDFCDFMAGDTAKFTRRLTQRMKEASADLDFERAARLRDDIAALERATEKNAVVLPDGTDADIFALVGDELEAAVQVFHVRDGRIRGQRGWVVEKVEDAADDDLVEHLLQQVYGGEDEAGRVDGERRGDTRAVPREVLVPVLPPDVEQVQAWLTGLRGSRVEVRVPQRGDKKDLAETVRRNAEHALALHRTRRAGDLTTRSQALREIQEALELPTAPLRIECYDVSHNQGTYQSASMVVFEDGLARKSEYRHFSVRGAEGDGARDDTEAMHEVITRRFRRYLAERANAGDLEMGADEDGHPRSGPIDETTGKPVRFAYPPNLVVVDGGPPQVAAAAAALAELGIDDVALCGLAKRLEEVWLPGEEYPVILQRSSEGLYLLQRVRDEAHRFAINAHRKRRSKGMTVSALDSVPGLGPARSAALLKHFGSLKRLRAASVEEIASVPGMGERTAAAVVAALATPSHAGATLT, from the coding sequence ATGGCCGATCCTGCGACCTATCGTCCCGCGCCCGGTGAGATCCCCGACTCCCCGGGCGTCTACCGGTTCCGCGACGAGCACGGCCGCGTCATCTACGTCGGCAAGGCGAAGAGCCTGCGCTCCCGGCTGAACAGCTACTTCCAGGACGTCGCGGGGCTGCACCAGCGCACGCAGCAGATGGTCACGACGGCCGCGTCGGTGCAGTGGACGGTGGTGGGCACCGAGGTCGAGGCGCTCGCCCTCGAGTACTCCTGGATCAAGGAGTTCGACCCCCGCTTCAACATCAAGTACCGCGACGACAAGTCCTACCCGTACCTGGCCGTGACCATGTCGGAGGAGTTCCCCCGGGTCCAGGTGATGCGCGGCGCCAAGCGCCCGGGCACCCGCTACTTTGGGCCGTACGGGCACGCGTGGGCGATCCGCGAGACCGTCGACCTGCTGCTGCGCGTCTTCCCGGTGCGGACCTGCTCGGCGGGTGTCTTCAAGCGGGCCAGCCAGCAAGGCCGTCCGTGCCTGCTGGGCTACATCGACAAGTGCTCGGCGCCGTGTGTGGGCCGGATCTCGCCCGACGACCACAAGGCGCTCGCCCAGGACTTCTGCGACTTCATGGCCGGGGACACCGCGAAGTTCACGCGCCGCCTCACCCAGCGCATGAAGGAGGCGTCGGCGGACCTGGACTTCGAGCGCGCGGCTCGTCTGCGCGACGACATCGCCGCGCTCGAGCGGGCCACCGAGAAGAACGCCGTGGTGCTGCCGGACGGCACGGACGCCGACATCTTCGCCCTCGTCGGTGACGAGCTCGAGGCCGCGGTCCAGGTGTTCCACGTGCGGGACGGGCGGATCCGGGGACAGCGCGGCTGGGTCGTGGAGAAGGTCGAGGACGCCGCCGACGACGACCTGGTCGAGCACCTGCTGCAGCAGGTGTACGGCGGGGAGGACGAGGCCGGGCGCGTCGACGGAGAGCGGCGGGGCGACACCCGCGCCGTGCCGCGGGAGGTGCTGGTGCCGGTCCTTCCGCCCGATGTCGAGCAGGTGCAGGCGTGGCTCACCGGGCTCCGGGGCAGCCGTGTCGAGGTGCGCGTGCCCCAGCGCGGCGACAAGAAGGACCTCGCGGAGACGGTGCGCCGCAACGCCGAGCACGCCCTCGCGCTGCACCGCACGCGCCGCGCGGGCGACCTCACCACGCGCAGCCAGGCGCTCCGCGAGATCCAGGAGGCGCTCGAGCTGCCCACCGCCCCGTTGCGGATCGAGTGCTACGACGTCTCGCACAACCAGGGCACGTACCAGTCGGCGTCGATGGTGGTGTTCGAGGACGGCCTGGCGCGCAAGAGCGAGTACCGGCACTTCTCGGTGCGTGGCGCCGAGGGCGACGGCGCACGGGACGACACCGAGGCGATGCACGAGGTCATCACCCGGCGGTTCCGCCGCTACCTCGCCGAGCGGGCCAACGCCGGCGACCTGGAGATGGGCGCCGACGAGGACGGCCACCCGCGCTCCGGCCCGATCGACGAGACCACCGGCAAGCCCGTCCGCTTCGCGTATCCGCCGAACCTCGTGGTCGTCGACGGCGGCCCCCCGCAGGTGGCGGCCGCCGCAGCCGCGCTCGCCGAGCTCGGGATCGACGACGTCGCCCTGTGCGGCCTCGCCAAGCGGCTCGAGGAGGTGTGGCTGCCCGGGGAGGAGTACCCGGTGATCCTGCAGCGCAGCTCCGAGGGCCTCTACCTGCTGCAGCGGGTGCGGGACGAGGCGCACCGCTTCGCCATCAACGCCCACCGCAAGCGCCGGAGCAAGGGCATGACCGTCTCGGCGCTCGACTCGGTGCCCGGGCTCGGGCCAGCCAGGTCCGCGGCGCTGCTCAAGCACTTCGGGTCGCTCAAGCGGCTGCGCGCGGCCTCGGTCGAGGAGATCGCCTCGGTGCCGGGCATGGGGGAGCGGACCGCCGCGGCCGTGGTCGCCGCGCTCGCCACGCCCTCGCACGCCGGAGCCACGCTCACCTAA
- the rapZ gene encoding RNase adapter RapZ, translating into MSDEPSPITVPAGIPALEAAAEAPRLEKPEVLIITGMSGAGRTRAAAVLEDLDWYVVDNLPAQMLTHLVGLMTHGSGGGLQQRLGAVVDVRGREFFADLEQVLSGLGEAGIDYRVLFLDASDEVLVRRFEQVRRPHPLQGDGRILDGIGAERAMLRSTRERADVLIDTSDLNVHDLAREVRAAVAGGSSDALRVNVVSFGFKYGLPLDADHVVDVRFLANPYWITELRHLSGRDAPVRDYVLGLPGAQTFVDRYVEALEPALAGYLQEEKRYLTIAVGCTGGKHRSVAISEAIAARLRERGARVTVSARDLGKE; encoded by the coding sequence ATGTCAGACGAGCCGTCCCCCATCACGGTGCCAGCCGGCATCCCCGCCCTCGAGGCAGCAGCCGAGGCCCCTCGCCTGGAGAAGCCCGAGGTCCTGATCATCACCGGCATGTCGGGTGCGGGCCGCACCCGTGCCGCCGCCGTCCTCGAGGACCTTGACTGGTACGTCGTGGACAACCTCCCCGCGCAGATGCTCACGCATCTCGTCGGGCTCATGACCCATGGCTCCGGAGGCGGCCTCCAGCAGCGGCTCGGTGCGGTGGTCGACGTGCGCGGGCGGGAGTTCTTCGCCGACCTGGAGCAGGTGCTGTCGGGGCTCGGAGAGGCGGGCATCGACTATCGCGTGCTGTTCCTCGACGCCTCGGACGAGGTGCTCGTGCGCCGCTTCGAGCAGGTCCGGCGCCCGCACCCGCTGCAGGGCGATGGGCGCATCCTCGACGGGATCGGCGCCGAGCGGGCGATGCTGCGCAGCACGCGCGAGCGCGCCGACGTCCTGATCGACACCTCCGATCTCAACGTGCACGACCTCGCCCGGGAGGTGCGCGCCGCCGTCGCCGGCGGCAGCTCCGACGCGCTGCGGGTCAACGTGGTCTCGTTCGGCTTCAAGTACGGCCTCCCGCTGGACGCGGACCACGTGGTGGACGTCCGGTTCCTGGCGAACCCGTACTGGATCACCGAGCTGCGCCACCTGTCCGGGCGGGACGCCCCGGTGCGCGACTACGTGCTGGGCCTGCCGGGCGCGCAGACCTTCGTCGACCGCTACGTGGAGGCCCTGGAGCCGGCCCTGGCCGGGTACCTGCAGGAGGAGAAGCGGTACCTGACGATCGCTGTGGGGTGCACGGGCGGCAAGCACCGCTCGGTGGCCATCAGCGAGGCCATCGCGGCACGCCTGCGCGAGCGCGGCGCCCGGGTGACCGTCTCGGCGCGGGACCTCGGCAAGGAATGA
- a CDS encoding gluconeogenesis factor YvcK family protein, whose amino-acid sequence MSAHAGAAPAFVALGGGHGLSATLSALRLMSDQLTAVVTVADDGGSSGRLRDELGVLPPGDLRMALAALCDDSEWGRTWRDVLQHRFSSSGDLDHHAVGNLLIVALWELLGDTVEGLDWVAKLLGARGRVLPMAAVPLEIEADVDKGDGVTCVVRGQSAVAVVGERITQVRLVPEAPPACPEAVAAVEAADWVVLGPGSWFTSVLPHLLVPELADALHRTAARRVVVLNLAPDAGETDGMRAEDHIDVLHRHAPDLRIDAVVADPGAVEDVGVLVERTRAIGARLLLRQVGSSDGSPRHDPLRLAAALRDVVDGFLGDVGTRATDS is encoded by the coding sequence ATGAGCGCGCACGCGGGCGCCGCCCCCGCGTTCGTCGCGCTCGGCGGGGGGCACGGCCTCTCGGCGACGCTCTCAGCGCTGCGCCTCATGTCCGACCAGCTCACGGCCGTCGTCACGGTCGCGGACGACGGGGGCTCGTCCGGGCGGTTGCGGGACGAGCTGGGCGTGCTGCCGCCGGGAGACCTGCGGATGGCGCTCGCGGCGCTCTGTGACGACTCGGAGTGGGGCCGGACCTGGCGGGACGTGCTGCAGCACCGGTTCTCGTCGTCAGGCGACCTCGACCATCACGCGGTGGGCAACCTGCTGATCGTGGCGCTCTGGGAGCTCCTGGGCGACACGGTCGAAGGCCTCGACTGGGTGGCGAAGCTGCTCGGGGCCCGCGGCCGCGTCCTGCCGATGGCTGCCGTCCCGTTGGAGATCGAGGCGGACGTCGACAAGGGCGACGGCGTGACCTGCGTGGTCCGTGGGCAGAGCGCCGTGGCGGTCGTCGGCGAGCGCATCACCCAGGTCCGGCTGGTGCCCGAGGCCCCTCCGGCGTGCCCCGAGGCCGTGGCCGCCGTCGAGGCGGCGGACTGGGTCGTGCTCGGGCCTGGCTCGTGGTTCACCTCGGTGCTCCCGCACCTGCTGGTGCCCGAGCTCGCCGATGCGCTGCACCGCACCGCCGCCCGGCGGGTGGTCGTCCTGAACCTCGCGCCGGACGCGGGGGAGACGGACGGCATGCGCGCGGAGGACCACATCGACGTGCTCCACCGGCATGCGCCCGACCTCCGGATCGACGCGGTGGTGGCCGACCCCGGGGCGGTCGAGGACGTGGGGGTGCTCGTCGAGCGCACCCGCGCGATCGGCGCGCGGCTCCTGCTCCGGCAGGTCGGCAGCAGCGACGGATCGCCCCGCCACGACCCGTTGCGGCTGGCAGCGGCCCTGCGCGACGTGGTCGACGGGTTTCTCGGCGACGTGGGGACGCGCGCGACGGACTCGTAG
- the whiA gene encoding DNA-binding protein WhiA, translating into MALTAQVKDELARLQVDKTSCRKAEVSAMLRFAGGLHIISGRIVIEAELDTGIAARRLRLAISEVYGHGSDVIVVSGGGLRRGSRYVVRVVKDGESLARQTGLLDNRGRPVRGLPPQVVSAGVGEAEAAWRGAFLAHGSLTEPGRSSALEVTCPGPEAALALVGAARRLGIAAKAREVRGVDRVVIRDGDSISAMLARLGAHDTMLVWEERRVRREVRGTANRLANFDDANLRRSARAAVAAGARVERAFEILGADLPEHLREAGELRLAHKEASLEELGKLADPVLTKDAVAGRIRRLLATADKRAAELGIPDTEAGLSPELLDL; encoded by the coding sequence ATGGCGCTGACGGCACAGGTGAAGGATGAGCTCGCACGGCTCCAGGTCGACAAGACGTCCTGCCGCAAGGCAGAGGTCTCGGCGATGCTGCGGTTCGCGGGAGGGCTGCACATCATCTCGGGGCGCATCGTCATCGAGGCCGAGCTGGACACGGGCATCGCGGCCCGGCGGTTGCGATTGGCGATCTCGGAGGTCTATGGGCACGGGAGCGACGTCATCGTCGTCTCGGGCGGCGGCCTGCGGCGCGGCAGCCGCTACGTGGTGCGCGTGGTCAAGGACGGCGAGTCGTTGGCCCGGCAGACCGGCCTGCTCGACAACCGCGGCCGGCCGGTGCGCGGGCTCCCGCCGCAGGTCGTCTCGGCGGGCGTCGGCGAGGCCGAGGCGGCGTGGCGGGGGGCGTTCCTCGCGCACGGCTCGCTCACCGAGCCGGGCCGATCGTCCGCCCTCGAAGTGACGTGCCCCGGGCCGGAGGCGGCCCTTGCACTGGTGGGCGCCGCGCGGCGGCTGGGCATCGCGGCGAAGGCCCGCGAGGTGCGGGGCGTCGACCGCGTGGTGATCCGCGACGGCGACTCGATCAGCGCGATGCTGGCACGGCTCGGCGCGCACGACACGATGCTCGTCTGGGAGGAGCGCCGGGTGCGGCGCGAGGTGCGCGGCACAGCGAACCGCCTGGCGAACTTCGACGACGCGAACCTGCGTCGCTCGGCCCGGGCCGCCGTCGCGGCGGGCGCGCGCGTCGAGCGCGCCTTCGAGATCTTGGGCGCCGACCTGCCCGAACACCTACGCGAGGCGGGCGAGCTGCGCCTCGCCCACAAAGAGGCGTCGCTCGAGGAGTTGGGCAAGCTGGCCGACCCGGTGCTCACCAAGGACGCGGTCGCCGGGCGCATACGGAGGCTGTTGGCGACGGCCGACAAGCGCGCCGCCGAGCTCGGCATCCCCGACACCGAGGCGGGCTTGAGCCCCGAGCTCTTGGACCTCTGA